The following coding sequences lie in one Apium graveolens cultivar Ventura chromosome 3, ASM990537v1, whole genome shotgun sequence genomic window:
- the LOC141712364 gene encoding putative mediator of RNA polymerase II transcription subunit 26c isoform X1, whose amino-acid sequence MDSDEFRTILSNSAVDIWSLIDTAIAVALSDYKQELVARRDGIVQKLYACRNCGDQVNRRQNVVERVMQVHNQDKLKHSPYTPQSVHRDDEVRIENDDDGELDPYGGLLDDEEAQILRIKEQIEGPHQTEDSVIQLLQGLADMDITFKGLKETDIGRYVNRLRKHHSDEVKRLVKQLVRKWKDLVDEWVKLNPPEIQSSTITADGESPPMNMRRNLQNGHHQVPDFAYSPNPNNGSSGSERNNSEPEYKPKSIPRREAPAKSSYRPTPLSAPVPPPNRPHKETAIDPDRLASARKRLHENYQEAQNAKKQRTIQVMDIHEIPKPKNGYISKNRGGFHGRNHR is encoded by the exons ATGGATTCGGATGAATTTCGGACGATTTTATCGAATTCAGCGGTGGATATATGGAGTTTAATTGATACAGCAATAGCAGTAGCTTTGTCGGACTACAAACAGGAGCTTGTGGCTCGAAGAGATGGAATTGTGCAGAAACTGTATGCTTGTAGGAACTGTGGTGATCAAGTTAATCGGAGGCAGAATGTAGTTGAACGGGTGATGCAAGTGCATAATCAGGATAAACTTAAGCATTCTCCGTATACTCCGCAGTCTGTTCATAGAGATGATGAGGTTCGTATTGAGAATGATGATGATGGTGAATTGGATCCGTATGGCGGTTTATTAGATGATGAGGAAGCACAGATTCTTCGAATTAAGGAGCAGATTGAGGGTCCTCATCAG ACTGAGGATTCTGTGATTCAATTGCTTCAAGGACTTGCTGACATGGATATTACCTTCAAAGGTCTTAAG GAAACGGATATAGGGCGGTACGTGAATCGGTTGAGGAAGCATCATTCAGATGAAGTGAAGAGACTGGTGAAGCAACTAGTGAG AAAATGGAAAGATTTGGTTGATGAATGGGTGAAGTTGAACCCGCCAGAAATTCAATCTTCTACTATTACTG CTGATGGAGAGTCCCCTCCTATGAACATGAGGAGGAATCTTCAAAATGGTCACCATCAG GTGCCTGATTTTGCGTATTCCCCAAATCCAAACA ATGGAAGCTCTGGATCGGAAAGGAATAACTCAGAGCCAGAATACAAGCCAAAATCCATTCCTAGAAGAGAAGCACCAGCTAAATCTTCCTACCGACCAACTCCACTATCTGCTCCTGTCCCTCCTCCAAAT AGACCGCACAAGGAAACAGCTATAGATCCTGATAGGCTGGCATCAGCAAGGAAGCGGCTTCATGAGAACTATCAGGAAGCTCAAAATG CTAAAAAACAAAGGACTATACAAGTGATGGATATCCATGAGATACCAAAGCCGAAAAATGGGTACATATCCAAGAATAGAGGTGGCTTTCACGGAAGGAATCACAGGTGA
- the LOC141712364 gene encoding putative mediator of RNA polymerase II transcription subunit 26c isoform X2 has protein sequence MDSDEFRTILSNSAVDIWSLIDTAIAVALSDYKQELVARRDGIVQKLYACRNCGDQVNRRQNVVERVMQVHNQDKLKHSPYTPQSVHRDDEVRIENDDDGELDPYGGLLDDEEAQILRIKEQIEGPHQTEDSVIQLLQGLADMDITFKGLKETDIGRYVNRLRKHHSDEVKRLVKQLVRKWKDLVDEWVKLNPPEIQSSTITDGSSGSERNNSEPEYKPKSIPRREAPAKSSYRPTPLSAPVPPPNRPHKETAIDPDRLASARKRLHENYQEAQNAKKQRTIQVMDIHEIPKPKNGYISKNRGGFHGRNHR, from the exons ATGGATTCGGATGAATTTCGGACGATTTTATCGAATTCAGCGGTGGATATATGGAGTTTAATTGATACAGCAATAGCAGTAGCTTTGTCGGACTACAAACAGGAGCTTGTGGCTCGAAGAGATGGAATTGTGCAGAAACTGTATGCTTGTAGGAACTGTGGTGATCAAGTTAATCGGAGGCAGAATGTAGTTGAACGGGTGATGCAAGTGCATAATCAGGATAAACTTAAGCATTCTCCGTATACTCCGCAGTCTGTTCATAGAGATGATGAGGTTCGTATTGAGAATGATGATGATGGTGAATTGGATCCGTATGGCGGTTTATTAGATGATGAGGAAGCACAGATTCTTCGAATTAAGGAGCAGATTGAGGGTCCTCATCAG ACTGAGGATTCTGTGATTCAATTGCTTCAAGGACTTGCTGACATGGATATTACCTTCAAAGGTCTTAAG GAAACGGATATAGGGCGGTACGTGAATCGGTTGAGGAAGCATCATTCAGATGAAGTGAAGAGACTGGTGAAGCAACTAGTGAG AAAATGGAAAGATTTGGTTGATGAATGGGTGAAGTTGAACCCGCCAGAAATTCAATCTTCTACTATTACTG ATGGAAGCTCTGGATCGGAAAGGAATAACTCAGAGCCAGAATACAAGCCAAAATCCATTCCTAGAAGAGAAGCACCAGCTAAATCTTCCTACCGACCAACTCCACTATCTGCTCCTGTCCCTCCTCCAAAT AGACCGCACAAGGAAACAGCTATAGATCCTGATAGGCTGGCATCAGCAAGGAAGCGGCTTCATGAGAACTATCAGGAAGCTCAAAATG CTAAAAAACAAAGGACTATACAAGTGATGGATATCCATGAGATACCAAAGCCGAAAAATGGGTACATATCCAAGAATAGAGGTGGCTTTCACGGAAGGAATCACAGGTGA